The following proteins are co-located in the Chaetodon auriga isolate fChaAug3 chromosome 23, fChaAug3.hap1, whole genome shotgun sequence genome:
- the LOC143316308 gene encoding calsequestrin-2-like, translated as MIFIVLFKLGLERFFDFSATFTPACKHLQHSTKMQQMWLPLLSGLCLGLVFLCSAEEGLEFPNFDGKDRVLDISERNYKKALKRYDLLCLFYHEPLPANKGLQKRFQMTELVLELTAQVLENKDIGFGMVDSQKDAKVAKKLGLEEVGSLYVFKDDRIIEFDGELSSDTLVEFLLDVLEDPVEIINSAMELRAFERMEEDIRLIGYFKGEDTYYKAFQEASERFQPYIKFFATFDKSVAKHLSLKMNEVNFYEPFMEEPAILPGRPLSEMDIVEFVNQHRRATLRKLRAENMFETWEDDMDGIHIVAFAEEEDPDGYEFLEILKDVARDNTNNPELSIVWIDPDDFPLLTTYWEKTFKLDLFRPQIGVVNVTDADSVWLDMSNDEDLPTAEELEDWIEDVLSGRVNTEDDDESADDQDNLDSYVTESSSESRDPDEEDDSDD; from the exons ATGATATTTATTGTACTCTTCAAGTTGGGCCTTGAGAGGTTCTTTGATTTCTCTGCAACTTTCACTCCTGCTTGCAAACACCTTCAGCACTCaacaaaaatgcagcaaatgtgGCTTCCTCTACTATCTGGCCTCTGCCTTGGCCTGGTTTTCCTTTGCAGCGCCGAGGAAGGACTTGAGTTCCCTAATTTTGACGGGAAGGACAGGGTGCTGGACATCAGCGAGCGCAACTACAAGAAGGCTCTGAAGAGATACGACCTGCTGTGTCTGTTCTACCACGAGCCACTGCCTGCCAACAAGGGCCTGCAGAAGCGCTTCCAGATGacagagctggtgctggag CTCACAGCTCAGGTCCTGGAGAACAAAGACATCGGCTTTGGGATGGTGGACTCCCAAAAGGATGCCAAGGTAGCCAAAAAACTGG GTCTGGAGGAGGTGGGCAGCTTGTACGTCTTCAAGGACGACCGCATCATTGAGTTTGATGGGGAGCTCTCATCAGACACGCTGGTGGAgtttctgctggat GTGCTGGAGGACCCAGTGGAAATCATCAATAGCGCCATGGAGCTGCGAGCCTttgagaggatggaggaagacATCCGCCTCATTGGCTACTTCAAAGGAGAAGATACAT ACTACAAAGCCTTTCAGGAGGCCTCAGAGCGTTTTCAACCGTACATCAAGTTCTTTGCGACATTTGATAAATCT GTGGCCAAACATCTCTCCCTCAAGATGAACGAGGTGAATTTTTATGAGCCGTTCATGGAGGAGCCGGCCATCCTGCCCGGCAGACCGCTGTCAGAGATGGACATCGTCGAGTTCGTCAACCAACACAGAAGGGCCACTCTGAGGAAGCTCCGGGCAGAGAATATGTTTGAAACATGG GAGGACGACATGGATGGAATCCATATTGTTGCGtttgcagaggaggaagatccag ATGGTTATGAGTTCCTGGAGATCCTGAAAGACGTGGCCAGAGACAACACCAACAACCCGGAGCTGAGCATCGTCTGGATCGACCCCGATGACTTCCCTCTG CTGACGACTTACTGGGAAAAAACCTTTAAGCTGGACCTGTTTAGACCTCAGATCGGTGTGGTCAACGTCACAGAT GCGGACAGCGTGTGGCTGGACATGTCCAACGACGAGGACCTGCCCACCGCcgaggagctggaggactggATCGAGGACGTCCTGTCAGGGAGGGTGAACACGGAGGACGACGACGAGTCTGCCGACGACCAGGACAACCTCGACAGCTACGTCACAGAGAGCAGCTCCGAAAGCCGCGACccagatgaggaggatgacagcGACGACTAA